The following proteins are co-located in the Citrobacter freundii ATCC 8090 = MTCC 1658 = NBRC 12681 genome:
- the dagF gene encoding 2-dehydro-3-deoxy-phosphogluconate aldolase, giving the protein MQHINFYRNKVAINVLAKDIANAREIYDAAEGHAVIGILSAQFSSVEEGVKEVKRWMVDVPSISVGLGAGDPAQYYKAAMIASQVHPAHVNQTFTGCGFAAGALAATGGEQTHINALVSPTGMPGEVLISTGVSSSQGTPAHVSCDAAVRMMLDSGAHAAKFFPMGGEQSLPELYALATTAARNGMTLIEPTGGIDLDNFGIILQSCLEAGVPRVMPHVYSSIIDPQTGNTRPEDVARLMEIVKALV; this is encoded by the coding sequence ATGCAGCACATTAATTTTTATCGCAATAAAGTGGCTATTAACGTGCTGGCGAAGGATATCGCCAACGCCCGGGAAATCTATGACGCTGCCGAAGGTCACGCGGTGATCGGCATTCTTTCGGCGCAGTTCTCCTCGGTTGAGGAAGGGGTTAAGGAAGTAAAACGCTGGATGGTCGACGTGCCGTCGATTTCCGTGGGGCTGGGGGCGGGCGACCCGGCGCAGTATTACAAAGCGGCGATGATTGCCTCACAGGTCCATCCGGCACACGTCAACCAGACCTTTACCGGTTGTGGGTTTGCGGCAGGGGCGCTGGCGGCAACGGGCGGTGAACAGACCCATATCAACGCGTTAGTCAGTCCCACGGGCATGCCGGGGGAAGTGTTGATCTCCACTGGCGTCAGCAGCAGCCAGGGCACGCCAGCCCACGTTTCCTGTGATGCAGCGGTACGTATGATGCTGGACTCTGGCGCGCATGCGGCGAAGTTCTTCCCAATGGGCGGTGAGCAGTCCCTGCCTGAGTTGTACGCACTGGCGACGACAGCGGCGCGCAACGGCATGACGTTGATTGAGCCGACCGGCGGTATCGATCTCGATAACTTCGGCATTATCCTGCAATCCTGTCTGGAAGCAGGAGTACCGCGCGTCATGCCGCATGTTTACAGCTCGATTATCGACCCTCAGACCGGTAATACCCGACCTGAAGATGTCGCCAGGTTAATGGAGATAGTCAAAGCCCTGGTGTGA
- a CDS encoding Rpn family recombination-promoting nuclease/putative transposase has translation MQKPTTSTPHDAVFKKFLGHPDTARDFLDTYLPASLHELCDLDTLKLEPGSFIEEDLRASYSDVLWSLKTRTGKGYIYALIEHQSSPDAHMAFRMMRYAIATMQKHLDAGHKTLPLVVPILFYHGVDSPYPYSLCWLDEFDDPETARQLYGSAFPLVDITAVSDDEIMQHRQMALLELVQKHIRERDLMVLVDNLVALLVKGYANDSQVETLFNYLMQSGSAPRFEAFIREVALRVPQHKERLMTIAECLRESGRRRGLLEGKLEGKQDEALRIAHAMLEKGIDRELVLIITGLSLDELAAHSD, from the coding sequence ATGCAAAAACCAACAACATCTACACCGCATGATGCGGTGTTTAAAAAATTCTTAGGTCATCCAGATACGGCGCGGGATTTTCTTGATACCTATCTTCCTGCGTCATTACATGAGCTTTGCGATCTGGATACACTGAAACTGGAACCCGGGAGTTTTATTGAGGAGGATCTGCGTGCCAGTTATTCCGATGTTCTGTGGTCGCTAAAAACTAGAACCGGTAAAGGCTATATCTACGCGTTGATTGAACACCAAAGCTCGCCAGATGCTCATATGGCATTCAGGATGATGCGTTATGCCATTGCTACGATGCAGAAGCATCTTGATGCAGGACACAAAACGCTGCCGCTGGTGGTGCCGATACTTTTTTATCATGGCGTTGACAGCCCGTATCCATACTCGCTGTGTTGGCTGGATGAATTTGACGATCCAGAAACCGCACGGCAGCTTTATGGTTCTGCCTTCCCGCTGGTAGACATCACGGCGGTGTCTGATGATGAGATTATGCAGCATCGGCAGATGGCGCTACTTGAGCTTGTCCAGAAGCATATACGTGAACGTGACCTGATGGTGCTGGTGGATAACCTGGTTGCTCTGCTGGTTAAGGGATACGCTAATGACAGCCAGGTAGAAACGCTATTTAATTATCTGATGCAGTCTGGCAGCGCACCGCGTTTCGAGGCGTTTATTCGCGAGGTGGCTTTACGCGTTCCCCAACACAAGGAGAGATTAATGACTATTGCAGAATGTTTACGCGAGTCGGGGCGAAGAAGGGGTTTATTAGAGGGTAAACTCGAAGGTAAACAAGACGAAGCGTTGCGGATAGCCCATGCCATGCTGGAGAAGGGTATTGATCGTGAACTGGTGCTGATTATTACCGGACTTTCGTTGGACGAACTGGCGGCACATTCAGACTAA
- the nlpA gene encoding lipoprotein NlpA encodes MKLKIPFFGAGAAVLLAGLLLAGCDQQSSDAKHIKVGVINGAEQDVAEVAKKVAKEKYGLDVELVGFSGSLLPNDATNHGELDANVFQHRPFLEQDNKAHDYKLVAVGNTFVFPMAGYSKKIKTVAELKDGATIAIPNDPTNLGRALLLLQKEKLITLKADTGLLPTALDITDNPRHLKIMELEGAQLPRVLDDQKVDVAIISTTYIQQTGLSPVHDSVFIEDKNSPYVNILVAREDNKDAENVKEFLQSYQSPEVAKAAETIFNGGAVPGW; translated from the coding sequence GTGAAGCTGAAGATACCTTTTTTTGGGGCCGGGGCGGCGGTATTACTGGCGGGGTTATTGCTGGCAGGATGCGATCAACAGAGCAGTGATGCAAAGCATATCAAAGTGGGTGTGATTAACGGTGCCGAGCAGGATGTGGCGGAGGTCGCGAAGAAAGTGGCCAAAGAGAAGTACGGCCTCGATGTTGAACTGGTGGGTTTTAGCGGTTCTCTGCTGCCCAACGATGCCACTAATCATGGTGAGCTGGATGCCAACGTCTTCCAGCATCGTCCGTTCCTCGAACAAGATAATAAAGCACACGACTATAAGCTGGTTGCGGTGGGCAATACCTTTGTGTTCCCGATGGCAGGGTATTCGAAGAAAATCAAAACCGTCGCTGAACTAAAAGACGGTGCAACGATTGCGATACCTAACGATCCAACCAACCTCGGGCGGGCGCTGTTGCTGCTGCAAAAAGAGAAGTTAATTACGCTGAAAGCGGATACCGGCTTGCTGCCAACAGCGTTGGATATCACTGATAATCCGCGGCATCTGAAAATTATGGAACTGGAAGGCGCGCAGTTGCCGCGCGTATTGGACGATCAGAAAGTGGATGTAGCGATTATCAGTACCACCTACATCCAGCAAACTGGTCTTTCCCCGGTACATGACAGCGTATTTATCGAAGACAAAAACTCACCGTACGTGAACATCCTGGTGGCGCGAGAAGACAACAAAGATGCCGAGAATGTGAAAGAATTCCTGCAATCTTATCAGTCACCGGAAGTGGCAAAGGCGGCAGAAACTATCTTTAACGGCGGCGCGGTTCCGGGTTGGTAA
- a CDS encoding carboxylate/amino acid/amine transporter produces MSSTRRGMMNVLIAAVLWGSSGVCAQYIMEQSQMSSQFLTMTRLIFAGLILLMLSFVHGDKVFSIIKNRKDAISLLIFSVVGALTVQLTFLLTIEKSNAATATVLQFLSPTIIVAWFSVVRKARPGILVLTAIFTSLIGTFLLVTHGNPTSLSISPAALFWGIASAFAAAFYTTYPSTLIARYGTLPVVGWSMLIGGMILLPFYAGQGTNFVVNGSLILAFFYLVVIGTSLTFSLYLKGAQMIGGPKASILSCAEPLSSALLSLLLLGITFTLPDWLGTLLILSSVVLISMDSRRRARTV; encoded by the coding sequence ATGAGTTCCACCAGAAGAGGGATGATGAACGTCCTGATTGCCGCCGTATTGTGGGGAAGTTCAGGCGTTTGCGCGCAGTACATCATGGAGCAAAGTCAGATGTCGTCGCAGTTTCTGACCATGACACGTCTGATTTTCGCCGGGCTGATTCTGCTGATGCTCTCTTTCGTTCACGGCGACAAAGTGTTCTCCATTATCAAAAACCGCAAAGACGCCATCAGCCTGCTGATTTTTTCCGTAGTTGGAGCGCTCACCGTACAGCTCACCTTTCTGCTGACCATTGAAAAATCCAACGCCGCCACCGCGACGGTGCTTCAATTTTTGTCACCGACCATTATCGTGGCGTGGTTTTCCGTGGTGCGCAAAGCACGACCGGGGATTTTAGTGCTGACCGCAATCTTCACCTCGCTCATCGGCACCTTCTTACTGGTCACCCACGGTAACCCAACGTCGCTGTCTATCTCACCTGCCGCGCTGTTCTGGGGAATTGCCTCGGCGTTTGCCGCCGCGTTCTACACCACCTACCCCTCAACGCTTATCGCGCGCTACGGCACGCTGCCGGTCGTCGGCTGGAGTATGTTAATCGGCGGCATGATCCTGCTGCCGTTTTATGCCGGACAGGGCACTAATTTCGTGGTGAATGGCAGTTTGATTCTGGCGTTTTTCTATCTGGTGGTCATCGGCACGTCGCTGACGTTTAGCCTGTACCTGAAAGGCGCGCAGATGATTGGCGGACCGAAAGCGAGCATTTTAAGCTGCGCAGAACCGTTGAGCAGCGCGTTGCTGTCACTACTGTTGTTAGGTATTACCTTTACCCTGCCAGACTGGCTGGGCACGCTTTTAATCCTCTCATCGGTAGTGCTGATCTCAATGGACTCACGTCGCCGCGCCAGAACGGTTTAA
- a CDS encoding putative quinol monooxygenase, with protein MSDSEVISIIAVLKAKPGKIDALKQALQALLLPTRREPGNIEYALFQLRDTPDVFYVRESWHGQAGLDEHIALPHFQAFILQMNDLLAEPLRLDYLTPIAP; from the coding sequence ATGTCAGATTCAGAAGTGATTTCAATTATTGCGGTACTGAAAGCCAAACCAGGGAAAATCGATGCACTGAAACAGGCACTGCAGGCTCTGTTACTGCCTACTCGCCGGGAGCCGGGCAATATTGAATATGCCCTGTTCCAGTTACGCGACACGCCGGATGTGTTTTACGTGCGCGAATCCTGGCACGGTCAGGCCGGTCTGGACGAGCATATCGCTCTGCCACATTTCCAGGCGTTCATTCTACAAATGAACGATCTGCTAGCCGAACCGCTACGGCTGGATTATCTGACGCCGATTGCGCCATAA
- a CDS encoding zinc-binding alcohol dehydrogenase family protein produces MKAIAITRAATDGNNIEFLQEIDLPMPVATGHDLLVEVKAISVNPVDTKVREGFNADVPRVLGWDAVGVVKSVGEAVTLFTPGDEVWYAGALGRTGSNSEFQLVDERITALKPKTLDNASAAALPLTAITAWEMLFDRLGVEENSNEDDVLLIVGAAGGVGSILTQLASKLTKMTVIGTASRPQSQKWVREAGAHHVIDHSKPLTEELARIGIKEVTHVASLNNTEQHYSQIIAALAPQGKLALIDDPHTLDARPLKAKSISLHWEFMFTRSMFTTHDIIAQHQLLTRVAQLIDSNTIRTTLGEHFGAITAANLQKAHAQIETGRSVGKIVLEGF; encoded by the coding sequence ATGAAAGCCATCGCTATTACCCGCGCCGCGACCGACGGCAATAACATTGAATTTTTACAAGAGATTGACCTGCCCATGCCAGTCGCTACCGGGCACGATCTGCTGGTTGAAGTGAAAGCCATTTCCGTCAATCCCGTTGATACCAAGGTTCGCGAAGGTTTTAACGCCGATGTGCCGCGCGTTCTGGGCTGGGACGCCGTTGGCGTGGTGAAGTCCGTGGGTGAAGCCGTCACCCTGTTCACACCTGGCGATGAAGTCTGGTATGCCGGAGCGCTGGGCCGCACTGGCAGTAACAGTGAATTTCAGCTGGTTGATGAACGTATTACCGCGCTGAAGCCAAAAACACTGGATAATGCTTCTGCTGCGGCGCTGCCGCTGACCGCCATCACCGCCTGGGAAATGCTGTTCGACCGTCTGGGCGTTGAGGAAAATAGCAATGAAGATGATGTGTTATTGATCGTTGGCGCGGCTGGCGGCGTCGGTTCTATTCTGACGCAACTGGCCAGTAAGCTGACCAAAATGACCGTCATCGGTACGGCATCACGTCCGCAGAGCCAGAAATGGGTTCGTGAAGCGGGCGCTCATCATGTGATTGACCACAGCAAGCCGTTGACGGAAGAGCTGGCACGGATAGGCATTAAAGAGGTGACGCACGTTGCCAGCCTGAACAATACCGAGCAGCACTATTCGCAAATTATTGCCGCCCTGGCACCGCAGGGAAAACTGGCGTTGATTGACGATCCGCACACTCTCGATGCGCGTCCGCTGAAGGCCAAAAGCATTTCGCTGCACTGGGAGTTTATGTTTACCCGTTCGATGTTTACCACCCACGACATCATTGCGCAGCATCAGTTACTGACCCGCGTGGCACAGCTGATCGACAGCAACACCATCCGCACCACGCTGGGCGAACATTTTGGCGCGATCACCGCGGCAAATCTGCAAAAAGCCCACGCGCAAATTGAAACCGGTCGTTCGGTCGGCAAGATTGTGCTGGAGGGGTTTTAA
- a CDS encoding LysR family transcriptional regulator → MFRLEDLTLFVRAAALNSFSDAAREVGVQPAQVSSAIKRLESTLAIRLFARSTRSLRLTPEGEVWLPYARQMLDVMHAGLQKIQTPEDEVSGTLQIAVPSDLGRNLLLPVFQSFRRRYPALRLRIFFSDQVTDVFKDPVDVAFRYGNTEDASYIALPVAPSNRRVLVASPEWVTQNGAPQTPDDLTQLNAMTFVLRGRLHDRWTFTRNGEVSSVQVNGTIMSDDAEVIRRLAIAGEGVAYKSWLDVSEDVRDGRLQLLMPDYQGEKVPLNMICPHRKQLSRAVRLLHDAVKARCEMLAQS, encoded by the coding sequence ATGTTCCGGCTTGAAGATCTCACGTTGTTTGTCCGCGCCGCGGCGCTGAATAGTTTTAGCGATGCTGCGCGCGAAGTCGGCGTTCAGCCTGCTCAGGTCAGTTCAGCTATCAAGCGACTGGAGTCTACGTTGGCTATCCGCTTGTTCGCCCGCTCCACGCGCAGCCTACGCCTGACGCCGGAGGGCGAGGTCTGGCTACCCTATGCCCGCCAGATGCTGGACGTGATGCATGCCGGGCTGCAAAAAATTCAGACCCCAGAAGATGAAGTTTCTGGCACGCTGCAAATCGCCGTGCCTTCCGATCTTGGCCGTAACCTGCTGCTGCCGGTCTTTCAGTCGTTTCGACGCCGCTATCCCGCGCTGCGCCTGCGGATTTTTTTCTCTGATCAGGTGACGGATGTCTTTAAAGACCCCGTCGATGTTGCGTTTCGCTATGGCAATACCGAAGACGCGTCTTACATTGCGCTGCCCGTTGCACCGAGTAACCGACGTGTGCTGGTGGCATCACCGGAATGGGTTACACAAAACGGCGCGCCGCAAACCCCGGATGATTTAACACAGCTCAACGCCATGACCTTCGTATTACGCGGCCGTCTGCACGATCGCTGGACGTTTACGCGCAACGGCGAGGTCAGTAGTGTGCAGGTTAACGGCACCATTATGAGCGACGATGCGGAAGTGATCCGACGGCTGGCAATTGCCGGGGAAGGTGTGGCGTACAAGTCGTGGCTGGATGTCAGCGAAGATGTGCGTGACGGTCGATTACAACTGCTGATGCCGGATTATCAGGGGGAGAAAGTCCCGCTGAATATGATTTGCCCCCATCGGAAGCAGCTTTCAAGAGCAGTCCGTCTGCTGCACGACGCAGTGAAGGCGCGGTGTGAAATGCTGGCGCAAAGCTAA
- a CDS encoding C69 family dipeptidase: MFTFKKCLIALSINLAVVSSGFACTTLLVGNEASADGSMLVARSADSDALKAQHFVIHPAKQNQTGVYSTKAHNGANDFTWPLPKNSLRYTTVPNWKTQLHGATGFNELGVGVSGTESIFASPKALAADPYVEDKGITEDDIPDILLSQSKTAREAVALLGHIVETVGAGEGFGVAVVDDNEIWYLETGSGHQWMAQRLPNNQYFATGNQGRLQDYDPKNPDMMASKNLIQFATEKGLYEPAKDGKFNFSKAYTRDDERDRTYNDPRVWTIQKEFNPSVNQDMAKGREFPVFMTPEKKMTLDDVKAVLRNHYEGTSHDPYTNGLNGKEPWRPVSVFRTYEAHVMQVRPWLPKEIGETTYIGLGMADLTAFVPYYSGLKAYPANYTMGTDKADDQSIYWKYRKLQTLTMTDYPKLAPIVKKAYKAWEDKVAKEQKEVEAEYLKMAKTDKPAADKMLNDFNLRIMADAEKLTEDLTNQLFTIRTKDIQSDIFFANAAKKD, translated from the coding sequence ATGTTTACTTTTAAAAAGTGCCTGATTGCACTTTCTATAAATTTGGCCGTTGTTTCATCAGGTTTTGCTTGTACGACCCTGCTGGTCGGTAACGAAGCATCAGCGGACGGCTCGATGCTGGTTGCCCGTAGCGCTGACAGCGATGCCCTGAAAGCGCAACATTTTGTCATTCACCCGGCAAAACAGAATCAGACCGGGGTATACAGCACCAAAGCACATAACGGTGCGAATGACTTTACCTGGCCGCTACCCAAAAACTCGCTGCGTTATACCACTGTTCCAAACTGGAAAACCCAACTGCACGGCGCGACCGGATTTAACGAGCTGGGCGTTGGCGTGAGCGGCACAGAATCTATTTTTGCCTCACCAAAAGCGCTGGCCGCCGACCCGTACGTTGAGGATAAAGGGATCACCGAAGACGATATTCCGGATATTCTGCTGTCGCAGAGTAAAACCGCGCGTGAAGCCGTGGCGCTACTGGGCCATATCGTTGAGACCGTCGGCGCAGGCGAAGGCTTTGGCGTTGCCGTCGTCGACGATAACGAGATCTGGTATCTGGAAACCGGCAGCGGCCATCAGTGGATGGCGCAGCGTCTGCCAAATAACCAGTATTTTGCCACCGGTAACCAGGGCCGCTTACAGGATTACGATCCGAAAAACCCGGACATGATGGCGTCAAAAAACCTGATTCAATTTGCGACCGAAAAGGGTCTGTACGAACCGGCCAAAGATGGCAAATTCAACTTCTCCAAAGCCTATACCCGTGATGATGAGCGTGACCGCACGTATAACGACCCTCGCGTTTGGACCATCCAGAAAGAGTTCAATCCTTCCGTAAACCAGGATATGGCCAAAGGACGTGAATTCCCGGTCTTCATGACGCCAGAGAAGAAAATGACACTGGACGATGTGAAGGCCGTACTGCGTAACCATTATGAAGGCACCAGCCATGACCCCTACACCAACGGTCTGAACGGCAAAGAGCCATGGCGTCCGGTCAGCGTCTTCCGCACCTATGAAGCGCATGTTATGCAGGTCCGTCCGTGGTTGCCAAAAGAGATCGGTGAAACGACCTACATTGGTTTGGGCATGGCCGACCTCACCGCCTTTGTTCCGTACTACAGCGGCCTGAAAGCGTATCCGGCTAACTATACGATGGGTACCGATAAAGCGGACGATCAGTCTATCTACTGGAAATATCGTAAATTACAAACGCTGACGATGACCGATTATCCGAAGCTCGCGCCAATCGTCAAAAAAGCCTACAAAGCGTGGGAAGACAAAGTGGCCAAGGAGCAAAAAGAGGTTGAAGCAGAGTATCTGAAGATGGCGAAAACTGATAAACCAGCCGCCGATAAGATGCTGAATGACTTCAACCTGCGCATCATGGCCGACGCCGAGAAGCTGACGGAAGATCTGACTAATCAGCTATTTACCATCCGCACCAAAGACATTCAGTCTGATATCTTCTTTGCAAACGCTGCGAAAAAAGACTGA
- a CDS encoding winged helix-turn-helix domain-containing protein gives MYLINQLVEFNPDNKSLVNRQTGRAIQLQIPASLCFLYLITHASDIVSQNTLIKVGWGERNNVTTTNTFYQAILTLRNALADVGLPRDTVKTISRRGLALNENTQVEAITHPQSEVYQPPVIEDYAPPKIIAPAPQQTTRGPWWYIIFSTGIVIATLIIWLVWYQTRPVMPFSKFVSVSMQVPSRQNCKIYYSPNEHDQENYFNLMQLHPYLCENNKHVFLSGYRKAERIVAFVCDKDARIDANAFCTTHYYWMRG, from the coding sequence TTGTACCTTATCAATCAGTTGGTCGAATTTAATCCTGATAACAAAAGCCTGGTCAATCGACAGACAGGGCGAGCAATTCAACTACAGATACCAGCCTCGCTCTGTTTTCTCTATTTAATTACTCACGCAAGTGACATTGTTTCTCAGAACACGTTGATTAAAGTGGGCTGGGGTGAGAGAAATAATGTGACCACCACCAACACATTTTACCAGGCTATTCTGACGCTACGTAATGCTCTGGCGGATGTGGGTCTGCCGAGAGATACGGTAAAAACAATTTCCCGGCGCGGGCTTGCATTAAATGAAAATACGCAGGTTGAGGCGATAACACATCCTCAAAGTGAAGTTTACCAGCCACCGGTTATAGAGGATTACGCGCCCCCAAAGATAATTGCTCCCGCGCCTCAACAAACGACGCGGGGACCCTGGTGGTACATTATATTTAGCACGGGCATCGTTATTGCCACCCTGATTATCTGGCTGGTGTGGTATCAGACGCGTCCTGTTATGCCGTTTAGTAAATTCGTGTCTGTTTCTATGCAAGTTCCCTCTCGGCAAAACTGTAAAATTTATTACTCGCCAAATGAGCACGACCAGGAGAATTATTTCAATCTGATGCAACTGCATCCCTATCTCTGCGAAAACAACAAGCACGTCTTCCTTTCCGGCTACCGCAAAGCGGAGAGGATCGTGGCGTTTGTCTGTGATAAAGATGCGCGGATAGATGCTAACGCGTTTTGTACTACCCACTATTACTGGATGCGCGGGTAA
- a CDS encoding helix-turn-helix transcriptional regulator: MKRSPSQSVRCISCELSCQLFPDAAVRASYCHRAAFAIWPEGNGFLQKGIIEKLLLNNQNHLSRGFIFVDFSFPNLRLFADPQWVDRLAYSGMHIVLIADRNLAPLANYWLSKSNKIQGIIYSDDDDDVQHQKMRRLFTGHLANSKRGRTLNYTEMILLKRFVSGKSIQQITQIDNIDIKKIYVYKLRLEDKLGHSIHKILSNIL, from the coding sequence ATGAAGAGATCACCATCACAGAGTGTTCGTTGCATAAGCTGTGAATTGTCCTGTCAATTATTTCCGGATGCTGCGGTTCGCGCCAGTTACTGTCACCGTGCCGCTTTTGCTATCTGGCCTGAGGGAAATGGCTTTCTGCAAAAAGGAATTATTGAAAAACTTCTGCTTAATAATCAAAACCATTTGTCGCGCGGGTTTATTTTTGTGGACTTCTCTTTCCCGAACCTGCGCCTGTTTGCCGACCCGCAATGGGTTGATCGTCTGGCTTATAGCGGCATGCATATTGTTTTGATAGCGGACCGGAACCTGGCGCCGTTAGCCAACTACTGGCTGTCGAAAAGCAATAAAATACAAGGGATTATATATTCTGATGATGATGATGACGTACAGCATCAGAAAATGAGACGATTATTTACCGGTCATCTCGCTAACAGTAAACGTGGGCGCACACTCAACTATACAGAAATGATATTACTGAAGCGATTTGTCTCAGGAAAAAGTATTCAACAAATTACCCAAATAGATAATATTGATATTAAGAAAATATATGTCTATAAGCTCCGGCTTGAAGATAAGTTGGGCCATAGTATTCATAAAATACTATCGAATATTTTATAA